In Methylacidiphilum infernorum V4, a single window of DNA contains:
- the pckA gene encoding phosphoenolpyruvate carboxykinase (ATP), with amino-acid sequence MTIEGFLQQMGLKNIDQLYLDLTPAALYEHAIRRHEALLSQSGSLVFHTGQYRGRSPEDKFIVKDKITEGSVDWGKINKPFDPFAFSRLKEKLFLYLQNRDLFVQRCHVCADSHHRVNLWVLSEQPVYSLFARTLFRTEKKGEKKEPLLADYILIHAPGFRADPEVDHTHSGAFIIINFSEKLILIGGTGYAGEIKKSVFSLLNFLLPQKGVFPMHCSANLGSNAEDTAVFFGLSGTGKTTLSIDPTRRLIGDDEHGWDEKGIFNFEGGCYAKIIGISEEREPEIYRSALRFGTLLENVIIDPKTREIDFNDSSLTENTRAAFPIDYIPRSWPSQCAGHPKNIIMLCCDAFGLLPAVAKLTTDQAVSYFLLGYTSKIAGTETGIKTPTAVFSPCFGSPFLPLAPRVYARLFKEKIKKHKPDIWLVNTGWTGGEYGIGRRIPLEMTRQIVRSILDGKLAKAEFSKEQYFELLVPQSLEDIPLEILRPNLGWKDRESYGAKAQQLKELFLKMSSAESV; translated from the coding sequence ATGACTATCGAAGGATTCCTTCAACAAATGGGATTAAAAAACATCGATCAGCTCTACTTGGATCTTACCCCGGCCGCCCTATACGAACATGCCATCCGAAGACACGAAGCTTTGCTTTCCCAATCCGGCTCCCTCGTTTTCCACACCGGCCAATACAGGGGAAGATCTCCCGAAGATAAATTCATCGTTAAAGATAAAATAACGGAAGGTTCCGTGGACTGGGGCAAAATCAACAAACCGTTTGATCCTTTTGCCTTCAGCCGTCTCAAGGAAAAACTCTTCCTCTATTTGCAAAACCGCGACCTTTTTGTCCAAAGATGCCATGTGTGCGCGGATAGCCATCACCGGGTCAACCTCTGGGTCCTATCCGAACAGCCCGTCTATTCCCTTTTTGCAAGAACGCTGTTTCGAACGGAAAAGAAAGGAGAAAAAAAAGAACCCTTGCTCGCTGACTATATTCTCATCCACGCCCCCGGTTTCAGGGCCGATCCCGAAGTTGATCACACCCATTCGGGTGCTTTCATCATCATTAACTTCAGCGAAAAATTAATCCTGATCGGGGGAACGGGATATGCCGGTGAAATCAAGAAATCCGTTTTTAGCTTGCTGAACTTTCTTCTTCCCCAAAAAGGGGTATTTCCCATGCACTGCTCGGCCAATCTCGGAAGCAACGCCGAGGATACGGCCGTTTTTTTTGGGCTGTCCGGAACGGGTAAAACCACCCTCTCGATCGACCCGACAAGGAGACTGATCGGGGATGACGAGCATGGGTGGGATGAAAAGGGTATTTTTAACTTTGAAGGAGGATGCTATGCCAAGATTATCGGCATAAGCGAAGAAAGAGAGCCTGAAATTTATAGGAGTGCCTTGCGTTTTGGGACCTTGCTGGAAAACGTCATTATCGATCCCAAGACAAGGGAGATCGACTTTAATGACAGCTCCCTAACCGAAAATACCCGTGCGGCTTTCCCCATAGATTATATCCCTCGGTCGTGGCCTTCCCAGTGTGCAGGCCATCCCAAAAACATCATCATGCTCTGTTGCGATGCCTTTGGACTACTTCCGGCCGTTGCCAAACTTACGACCGACCAAGCCGTTTCCTATTTCCTGTTGGGTTACACCTCCAAGATCGCCGGGACCGAAACGGGGATAAAAACACCCACGGCCGTTTTCAGCCCCTGTTTTGGCTCTCCCTTTCTTCCCCTTGCACCCCGAGTTTACGCCCGGCTGTTCAAGGAAAAAATCAAGAAGCATAAACCGGATATCTGGCTTGTCAATACAGGGTGGACAGGCGGCGAATACGGGATAGGCCGAAGAATTCCCCTTGAGATGACCCGCCAAATCGTCCGTTCCATCCTCGATGGAAAGCTGGCCAAGGCCGAGTTTTCCAAGGAACAATACTTTGAGCTTCTTGTTCCCCAATCCCTGGAAGACATTCCCCTGGAAATCCTACGGCCGAACCTCGGCTGGAAAGACAGGGAAAGCTACGGCGCAAAAGCCCAACAGCTCAAGGAACTGTTCCTAAAAATGAGCTCAGCCGAATCGGTCTAA
- a CDS encoding glycosyltransferase family 4 protein → MKIAQVAPLYERVPPKLYGGTERVIHYLTEELVAQGHEVTLFASGDSLTKGRLIAPIEESLRLQKQKKDPLVYHIIMLEKLFQCMEQFDIIHYHIDFLHFPFSNRCTRKHLTTLHGRLDLPDLDILYRHFDRIPVVSISYSQRSYLPWINWVGTVYHGVPEDLYAFYPERGKYLAFVGRISPEKGVDRAIEIAKLTGMDLKIAAKVDEVDKEYFREIILPLFKKAPVEFIGEIGDEEKKRFLGEAYALLFPVNWPEPFGLVMIESMACGTPVIGWRKGSVPEIVVDGKTGYIIDSIGEGVKKLRQIDRIDRKDCLKHVLNHFTASKMAQSYLSIYSKLLYG, encoded by the coding sequence TTGAAAATCGCCCAGGTTGCTCCTTTATACGAAAGGGTTCCTCCAAAACTTTATGGAGGGACAGAAAGAGTCATTCATTATCTTACCGAGGAGTTGGTTGCCCAAGGCCACGAAGTCACCCTTTTTGCCAGCGGAGATTCCCTGACAAAAGGTAGGCTCATCGCTCCCATAGAGGAATCGTTGCGACTGCAAAAACAGAAGAAAGATCCCTTGGTTTATCACATCATCATGCTCGAAAAGCTCTTTCAGTGCATGGAACAGTTCGATATCATCCATTACCACATCGATTTTCTCCATTTCCCCTTTTCAAACCGCTGTACAAGAAAGCACCTGACAACCCTTCATGGAAGGCTCGATCTTCCCGACCTGGACATTCTTTACAGGCACTTCGATCGGATCCCCGTTGTTTCGATTTCCTATTCCCAGCGTTCCTATTTGCCCTGGATCAATTGGGTGGGAACGGTTTACCATGGTGTTCCTGAAGATCTCTACGCCTTTTACCCGGAAAGAGGAAAGTACCTGGCTTTTGTGGGCAGGATTTCCCCGGAAAAAGGGGTGGATAGGGCGATTGAAATAGCCAAGTTGACGGGGATGGATCTAAAAATTGCGGCCAAGGTGGACGAAGTGGACAAGGAATATTTTCGGGAAATCATCTTGCCCCTTTTTAAAAAAGCTCCCGTGGAATTCATAGGAGAGATCGGGGACGAAGAAAAAAAGAGGTTCTTGGGAGAAGCCTATGCCCTTTTATTTCCCGTGAACTGGCCTGAACCCTTCGGACTTGTTATGATCGAATCGATGGCGTGTGGAACACCCGTCATAGGATGGAGAAAAGGGTCGGTCCCGGAGATTGTTGTTGATGGCAAAACCGGTTACATTATCGATTCAATTGGAGAAGGGGTAAAAAAATTAAGGCAAATCGATCGGATCGACAGAAAAGATTGCCTAAAACATGTGTTAAATCACTTTACAGCGAGCAAAATGGCACAATCTTACTTATCGATATACAGTAAACTTCTTTATGGATAA
- a CDS encoding FAD-linked oxidase C-terminal domain-containing protein: protein MPKQSELIRSLLALFDEKKMIYDPERLTAYECDGLTAFRALPLAVLIPDSIEEILAVVEVCNRYQVPLVVRGGGTGLSGGATPIEGALVLSLARLNRVLEIDPQNRTARVEPGVTNIRVSQEAAPYGLYYSPDPSSQLACTIGGNIAENAGGIHCLKYGLTVNNVLGLKLITMEGEILSIGGKAAESPGYDLLPLIVGSEGLLGIIVEATLRLLPKPESARLVVGCFDAVAKAAQTVSLVLSSGIIPAGLEMMDKLVLDAVQSFVPETLPSSAQAVLLCELDGMVEEVEEQSLRVKHIMTKAGADEIIVSGDDAQRMRLWKCRKSAFPAMGRISPDYYCMDGTIPRKKLGYLLGKIAELSDQYNLKVGNVFHAGDGNLHPLILYDQSIPGELEKVESMGEKILELCVQVGGSITGEHGVGLEKLGPMCSQFSAEEIAQFQRVKKAFDPHCLLNPGKAIPTLHRCAEWGKMHVHGGKDPFPGLERF from the coding sequence ATGCCCAAACAAAGCGAGTTGATAAGGTCTCTTTTGGCCCTGTTTGATGAAAAAAAAATGATCTATGATCCAGAGAGGCTTACCGCCTATGAGTGTGATGGGCTCACCGCTTTTCGAGCTTTGCCCCTGGCCGTCTTGATCCCAGACAGTATCGAGGAGATTCTTGCCGTAGTGGAGGTTTGTAACCGCTATCAGGTTCCCCTCGTTGTCAGGGGAGGAGGAACGGGGCTTTCAGGAGGGGCAACCCCGATCGAAGGAGCCTTGGTGCTTAGCCTTGCTAGGCTTAACCGGGTATTGGAAATCGATCCTCAAAATCGAACGGCAAGGGTAGAGCCGGGGGTGACCAATATTCGGGTCAGCCAAGAAGCAGCTCCTTACGGGCTCTATTATTCTCCCGATCCTTCCTCCCAGCTGGCGTGCACGATTGGAGGAAATATTGCCGAGAATGCGGGAGGAATACATTGTTTAAAGTACGGGTTGACGGTCAACAACGTGCTCGGACTGAAATTGATCACGATGGAAGGAGAAATATTATCCATTGGAGGAAAAGCAGCAGAGAGTCCAGGCTACGATCTTTTGCCCTTGATAGTCGGCTCGGAAGGGTTGCTTGGAATAATTGTCGAGGCGACTTTGCGCCTGCTTCCCAAGCCGGAGTCTGCCCGGCTTGTTGTAGGTTGTTTTGACGCCGTAGCCAAGGCAGCCCAAACCGTCAGCCTTGTCCTTTCTTCGGGAATCATTCCCGCCGGGCTTGAAATGATGGATAAGCTTGTCCTCGATGCGGTTCAGTCTTTTGTTCCTGAAACTCTCCCGAGTTCAGCTCAAGCCGTCCTTCTTTGCGAGCTCGACGGGATGGTCGAAGAGGTTGAAGAGCAGAGCCTACGGGTTAAGCATATAATGACTAAGGCGGGAGCCGATGAAATCATTGTTTCTGGAGATGACGCCCAGAGAATGCGCCTTTGGAAGTGCAGGAAATCAGCCTTTCCGGCAATGGGTAGAATTTCACCCGATTATTATTGCATGGACGGGACAATCCCGAGAAAAAAACTGGGTTACTTGCTGGGAAAGATCGCAGAACTGTCCGATCAATATAATCTTAAGGTGGGAAACGTGTTTCATGCGGGCGACGGCAATCTCCATCCCCTTATTCTCTATGATCAGAGCATCCCCGGGGAGCTGGAAAAAGTGGAGAGTATGGGTGAAAAGATCCTGGAGCTTTGCGTTCAGGTTGGAGGATCCATAACGGGAGAACACGGGGTGGGGTTAGAAAAGCTGGGCCCGATGTGTTCCCAATTTTCCGCGGAAGAAATTGCACAGTTCCAGAGAGTAAAAAAGGCTTTCGATCCCCATTGCTTGCTGAACCCCGGCAAAGCGATCCCCACCCTTCATCGCTGCGCGGAATGGGGAAAGATGCATGTCCATGGGGGAAAAGATCCTTTCCCCGGTTTGGAAAGGTTTTAA
- a CDS encoding malate synthase: MSIYSTPSGITIIGSYNKEWEKVLSYEALRFIGSLHRQFNGLLLELLERRKKTQRSLNEGASLGFLSGSLSIREEKWEVSAPPPVLRERKVEVITGAEDQIPSGGDWKEASGIIVDLEDGLSPTWKNVIQSQLNLYNLLREEKAGGDGDLPVLHLRPRGIHLFEKHVHVDGEPIGACFFDFGLYFFHNAKILAERQGGPFFYIPKIENQYEAEFWKTLFAFAENAFSLHPGTIRATIILETITAAFEIEEILYNLKNYVAAMVFEPRDYVFSVIRKLRNQRIALLPDRSEITIEAPFLKASLDLLAQSCHKRGTLALFELVPLMASLDERDNLEIFNKIREEQLRASSLGVDGYIVAHPRLIPVVKAEIKDSIERRPAEAHSYGEKSIDCARDLLNFKIGGEITESGVRNNLSLVLRYLSSWFSGKGAVEISNVKEDGSSAEVARSQLWQWIHLGAEMDSKIPLDKEIFLSWKTEEKELLSPLPFLDKADKILEEVVLSRDFIDFLTLLAYEQLQD; the protein is encoded by the coding sequence ATGAGCATTTATTCAACCCCTTCGGGCATAACGATTATAGGCTCTTATAACAAGGAATGGGAGAAGGTTCTAAGTTACGAGGCTTTACGTTTTATCGGCTCCCTTCACCGGCAGTTTAACGGACTTCTTTTGGAACTCTTGGAAAGAAGAAAGAAAACGCAGCGGTCTTTAAACGAAGGCGCCTCTTTAGGATTTCTTTCCGGTAGCCTGTCTATTCGCGAAGAAAAATGGGAAGTTTCAGCCCCTCCCCCTGTTTTGAGAGAAAGAAAGGTAGAAGTAATCACCGGGGCAGAGGATCAAATCCCTTCTGGCGGTGATTGGAAAGAGGCTTCAGGGATTATTGTCGATTTAGAAGATGGCCTATCTCCCACCTGGAAAAATGTGATCCAAAGCCAACTCAATTTATACAATCTTTTGAGAGAAGAGAAGGCCGGAGGGGATGGCGATCTTCCTGTCCTTCATTTAAGACCAAGGGGAATCCATCTTTTTGAAAAACATGTTCATGTCGATGGTGAACCCATCGGGGCATGCTTTTTTGATTTCGGCCTCTATTTTTTTCATAATGCGAAGATCCTTGCGGAAAGACAAGGAGGGCCTTTTTTTTATATTCCAAAAATAGAAAACCAATACGAAGCGGAGTTTTGGAAAACCCTTTTTGCTTTTGCCGAGAATGCCTTTTCTTTACATCCTGGGACGATAAGAGCCACGATTATCCTTGAAACGATTACAGCGGCCTTTGAAATAGAGGAGATCCTTTACAACTTGAAGAACTACGTGGCGGCAATGGTCTTCGAGCCCAGGGATTACGTCTTTAGCGTGATAAGGAAACTAAGGAACCAGAGGATAGCACTCCTTCCCGATAGGTCTGAAATTACTATTGAAGCGCCTTTCCTGAAAGCTTCCTTGGATCTTTTGGCACAGAGCTGCCATAAGAGAGGGACCTTGGCCCTCTTTGAACTTGTGCCGCTTATGGCCTCTCTTGATGAGCGGGACAACCTGGAAATTTTCAATAAAATCAGGGAGGAACAACTCCGAGCCAGTTCCCTGGGTGTCGATGGATACATTGTTGCTCATCCCCGGCTCATTCCCGTTGTCAAGGCCGAAATTAAGGACTCGATCGAGCGCCGCCCCGCAGAGGCGCACTCCTACGGAGAGAAATCCATAGATTGTGCCAGGGACTTGCTCAACTTTAAAATCGGTGGAGAAATCACCGAATCGGGGGTAAGAAACAATCTGAGTTTAGTTTTGCGTTACCTTTCTTCATGGTTTTCGGGCAAAGGTGCAGTGGAGATCTCCAATGTGAAGGAGGATGGTTCTTCTGCTGAAGTAGCCCGCAGCCAGCTTTGGCAATGGATTCATCTTGGAGCTGAAATGGATTCGAAGATCCCTCTAGACAAAGAGATTTTCCTTTCTTGGAAAACGGAAGAAAAAGAACTTCTTAGCCCTCTTCCTTTTTTGGACAAGGCGGACAAGATCCTTGAAGAGGTCGTTTTGAGCAGAGACTTTATCGATTTTCTTACCCTTCTAGCCTATGAACAGCTCCAGGATTGA
- the glcE gene encoding glycolate oxidase subunit GlcE: MNRMNSSLLVPEPRTVEIVDKARELIGLKRKIKIVGGGTKGRLGRKVEGELLDVSANKGIIEYDPAELFVTVKNGTSVAYLEEVLKQQGQFLPFEPPHLGKEATVGGVVACGLSGPSRPYWGSLKDYLLAVKIINGLGQVLNFGSKVIKNVAGFDLFRLIAGSQGTLGIILELTFKVLPLPESSITVVLEKGAGEAVGFFSNLWARPLPLSAGCFHEGKLFVRFSGYEKSVKRAVKEIGGELLDNPDQFWLSVKERTHPFFTSSERLWRFVLPPSTALPPWDGEWFIDWGGAQRWWRGKGQKPEEMFSWAIQSGGFGWLYEQEELVSSPLPSALMHRQKRLKEAFDPLGLLNPGRIYGEF, from the coding sequence ATGAATAGGATGAATTCTTCCCTGTTGGTGCCGGAGCCAAGGACGGTAGAGATCGTTGATAAAGCAAGGGAATTGATCGGCTTAAAAAGGAAGATAAAAATCGTCGGGGGAGGGACAAAAGGCCGGTTGGGCAGAAAAGTGGAGGGCGAACTTCTCGATGTATCCGCTAACAAGGGCATCATTGAATACGATCCTGCTGAACTTTTCGTCACGGTTAAAAACGGGACTTCCGTGGCCTACCTCGAAGAAGTTCTCAAGCAGCAGGGACAATTTCTGCCTTTTGAACCTCCGCATTTAGGAAAGGAAGCCACGGTGGGCGGAGTGGTTGCCTGTGGGCTCTCCGGGCCTTCCAGGCCTTACTGGGGATCGCTCAAGGATTATCTTTTAGCAGTTAAAATCATCAATGGATTAGGCCAGGTGTTGAACTTTGGGAGTAAGGTCATTAAAAATGTAGCCGGTTTTGACCTGTTCAGGCTTATAGCCGGATCCCAAGGAACGCTGGGCATTATCCTGGAACTTACCTTTAAAGTCCTTCCCTTGCCGGAGAGTTCGATAACCGTTGTCCTGGAAAAAGGGGCAGGGGAAGCGGTAGGTTTTTTTTCCAACCTTTGGGCTCGACCCCTTCCCCTCTCGGCCGGGTGCTTTCATGAGGGAAAACTCTTTGTTCGATTTTCAGGATATGAAAAGTCGGTCAAAAGGGCGGTAAAAGAAATCGGAGGGGAGCTTTTAGACAATCCTGATCAATTCTGGCTCTCGGTAAAAGAAAGAACGCATCCTTTTTTTACCTCTTCGGAAAGATTATGGCGGTTTGTTCTTCCTCCCTCTACGGCCCTGCCTCCTTGGGATGGAGAGTGGTTCATCGATTGGGGAGGGGCCCAGAGATGGTGGAGAGGAAAGGGACAAAAGCCTGAAGAAATGTTTTCTTGGGCCATCCAATCCGGGGGATTCGGCTGGCTTTACGAGCAAGAGGAACTGGTCAGCTCTCCCTTGCCCTCGGCTCTCATGCACAGGCAAAAAAGACTAAAAGAAGCTTTTGATCCCCTTGGACTTTTAAATCCCGGAAGGATTTACGGGGAGTTTTGA
- a CDS encoding amylo-alpha-1,6-glucosidase translates to MDKALGLNEGRDFIQIGDTYYVRVCSPFADDRTRVLKHNETFGVFDRRGDIQPLGLGDQGIYYRGTRHLNESVLFIEKSLPLFLSSTVREDNGLFSIDLTNPEIEKEGKIIRQQTLLIIRSKFIWESCLYEEISVCNYGEGPVQVVLLYKFNADFVDLFEVRGSKRKKRGNLMEPLVEKDAVLFQYLGLDGILRKTRLFFDPQPLKISSNSAALCLDLVPRKEKIIHLYVECYQSDEKRMFPSFLSHEEASLRSTHVYMESEKRWGRIWTSNSQFNSWINRSKSDLLMLISETPYGPFPYAGVPWFCTPFGRDGIITTLECLWLAPELGKGVLSFLAANQAKDFSEEADAEPGKILHESREGEMANLGEIPFRKYYGSIDATCLFLILAAEYYKRTVDRKFIEEIWPNIELALLWIDRYGDIDGDGFVEYRRKSSRGLTNQGWKDSFDSIFHKDGSFPVGPIALCEVQGFVFAAKKKIADLAAVLGLHSLHDRLLKEAEILKEKFEKEFWVDELSSYALALDGRKEKCKVLASNAGLCLYTGIAHPQRAEQIGNLLMSEKFFTGWGIRTVAAGEARFNPISYHNGSVWPFDTAFIAAGLMSYGMKEMGMKLFKGLFEASLFFDLQRLPELFGGLARRGDEGPTLYPVACSPHAWSSGAVFILLQSAMGLKIDATKNEIVFDEPRLPDFLDKVVIQDLKARDWKIDIELTRYPHNVGVRLLKKEGDIKLIVID, encoded by the coding sequence ATGGATAAGGCTTTAGGTTTAAACGAGGGAAGGGATTTTATCCAAATCGGCGATACTTATTACGTAAGGGTCTGTTCGCCTTTTGCGGACGATCGAACGCGTGTTTTAAAACATAATGAGACCTTTGGGGTTTTTGACCGGAGGGGAGATATCCAACCCTTGGGATTAGGAGACCAAGGGATTTATTACAGGGGAACAAGGCATCTCAACGAAAGTGTGCTCTTTATTGAAAAAAGCTTGCCCCTTTTCCTCAGTTCCACGGTTCGAGAAGACAACGGGCTTTTTAGCATCGATCTTACCAACCCGGAAATAGAAAAAGAGGGAAAGATCATCCGCCAGCAGACCCTGCTCATTATCCGGTCGAAATTCATTTGGGAATCCTGTCTTTACGAGGAGATTTCCGTTTGCAATTACGGCGAAGGACCTGTCCAGGTTGTCCTTTTATACAAGTTCAACGCGGATTTTGTCGATCTTTTTGAAGTCAGGGGAAGCAAGAGAAAAAAAAGGGGAAATTTAATGGAACCCCTTGTCGAAAAGGATGCTGTTCTCTTTCAATACCTGGGGTTGGATGGAATACTGAGGAAGACGCGCCTTTTTTTCGATCCTCAACCCTTAAAGATCAGTTCAAATTCCGCTGCCCTTTGCCTTGATCTTGTACCCAGGAAGGAAAAGATCATCCATCTCTACGTGGAATGTTACCAGAGCGATGAAAAAAGAATGTTTCCCTCGTTTTTAAGCCATGAAGAAGCTTCCCTGAGATCCACTCACGTTTATATGGAATCGGAAAAGAGATGGGGCAGGATATGGACCTCCAACAGCCAGTTTAATAGTTGGATCAATCGATCAAAATCGGATCTTTTGATGCTCATCTCCGAAACCCCCTATGGCCCTTTTCCCTATGCCGGGGTTCCTTGGTTCTGCACCCCTTTTGGCAGGGATGGGATTATAACGACCTTGGAGTGTTTGTGGCTTGCCCCGGAACTGGGCAAGGGAGTGTTGTCTTTTCTTGCAGCCAACCAAGCCAAGGACTTTTCCGAGGAGGCGGATGCCGAACCGGGAAAGATTCTCCATGAAAGCAGGGAAGGAGAGATGGCGAACCTTGGGGAAATCCCCTTCAGAAAGTATTACGGGAGCATCGATGCCACCTGTCTTTTCCTTATTTTGGCCGCCGAATATTACAAGCGGACGGTGGATAGAAAATTCATCGAAGAGATCTGGCCGAATATCGAGCTGGCTCTCCTCTGGATAGATCGTTACGGGGATATCGACGGGGATGGTTTTGTGGAATACCGCAGGAAAAGTTCGAGGGGACTGACGAACCAGGGTTGGAAGGATTCCTTTGATTCGATTTTTCACAAAGATGGATCCTTCCCCGTCGGTCCCATTGCCCTTTGCGAAGTGCAGGGATTTGTCTTTGCCGCAAAAAAGAAAATTGCCGACCTTGCGGCTGTCCTCGGTCTTCATTCGCTTCACGACAGGCTTCTCAAAGAGGCCGAAATACTCAAAGAGAAGTTCGAAAAAGAATTTTGGGTGGATGAACTCTCCTCTTATGCCTTGGCCTTGGACGGAAGAAAAGAAAAATGCAAGGTCCTTGCCTCCAATGCTGGACTTTGTCTTTATACGGGCATTGCCCATCCCCAGAGGGCCGAGCAAATCGGCAATCTCCTCATGAGCGAGAAATTTTTTACAGGTTGGGGCATTAGGACGGTGGCAGCGGGGGAGGCTCGTTTTAATCCTATTTCCTATCATAATGGTTCGGTATGGCCTTTTGACACCGCTTTTATTGCAGCCGGGCTGATGTCTTATGGGATGAAAGAAATGGGGATGAAGCTTTTCAAGGGCCTTTTCGAAGCTTCCCTTTTTTTCGATCTCCAGCGTCTCCCCGAGCTTTTCGGGGGATTGGCAAGAAGGGGAGATGAAGGTCCAACCTTGTACCCGGTAGCCTGCTCCCCCCATGCCTGGTCAAGTGGAGCCGTTTTTATCCTTTTGCAATCGGCCATGGGTTTAAAAATCGATGCGACTAAAAATGAAATTGTATTTGATGAACCCCGTCTGCCCGATTTCCTGGATAAAGTCGTCATCCAAGACCTGAAGGCAAGGGATTGGAAAATCGACATTGAACTTACCCGTTATCCCCATAATGTCGGAGTTCGACTTCTCAAGAAAGAAGGCGATATTAAGTTAATCGTGATCGATTGA
- the aceA gene encoding isocitrate lyase: MLDKAQQLAREWAHAPRWKGIIREYSPEDVIRLSGSMAIEHTLAKQGSVLLWELLQRQEPVFALGALTGMQAVQMVRAGFKAIYCSGWQVAADANEAGEMYPDFSLYPSNSMPLLVKRINASLRRADAIDFAESKRALHYFVPIIVDGEAGFGGILNVFELTKWLIEAGVAGVHFEDQHPSAKKCGHMRGKVLLSIKEAIDKLKAARLAADISGVPTLIIARTDADGASFLSALEEDQRDRQFIERRTEEGLYAIKGGVDLAIARALAYAPYADIIWYESSKPDLSRAGRFAQALHRAFPGKLLAYNCSSSFYWKEEMKEEQLRNFQKELFSLGYKLQVISLAGFHALCYGSFKLAHACAEQGLLAYAEFQEKERGAATQGFSAFNHQQEVGAAYFERVYETIMGRKER, encoded by the coding sequence ATGCTGGATAAAGCACAACAGTTAGCCCGGGAATGGGCCCATGCGCCGAGGTGGAAGGGGATAATAAGGGAATATTCGCCGGAAGATGTAATCAGGCTATCCGGCTCGATGGCCATCGAACATACCTTGGCTAAGCAGGGTTCTGTATTGCTTTGGGAGCTGTTGCAGCGGCAAGAGCCGGTTTTTGCCCTTGGAGCCTTGACAGGGATGCAAGCTGTCCAGATGGTCAGGGCCGGTTTTAAGGCTATTTATTGTTCGGGTTGGCAGGTTGCCGCGGATGCCAACGAAGCGGGGGAAATGTACCCGGATTTTTCCCTTTACCCTTCCAATTCGATGCCCCTGCTCGTCAAAAGGATCAATGCCTCCCTGCGGAGGGCCGATGCCATAGATTTTGCCGAATCAAAAAGAGCCCTCCATTACTTTGTGCCTATTATCGTGGATGGCGAAGCGGGTTTTGGAGGTATACTCAACGTCTTTGAACTGACCAAGTGGTTGATCGAAGCGGGAGTTGCCGGGGTCCATTTTGAAGACCAGCACCCCTCGGCCAAGAAATGCGGGCATATGCGTGGCAAAGTCTTGCTTTCTATAAAGGAAGCGATCGACAAGCTTAAAGCAGCCCGGCTGGCTGCCGACATATCCGGGGTGCCTACCCTCATCATAGCCAGGACGGATGCCGATGGGGCATCCTTTTTATCGGCCTTGGAAGAAGACCAAAGGGATAGGCAATTTATCGAGAGAAGGACAGAGGAGGGACTCTATGCGATAAAGGGAGGAGTAGATCTGGCCATAGCCCGCGCTTTGGCCTATGCTCCCTATGCGGATATAATTTGGTATGAAAGTTCCAAGCCCGATCTTTCAAGGGCCGGCCGTTTTGCTCAAGCCCTTCATCGGGCTTTTCCGGGAAAGCTTCTTGCTTATAACTGTTCCTCTTCTTTTTATTGGAAAGAAGAGATGAAAGAGGAACAGCTGCGTAATTTTCAAAAAGAGCTTTTTTCCCTGGGCTATAAGTTACAGGTTATAAGCTTGGCGGGTTTCCATGCATTGTGTTATGGTAGCTTTAAATTGGCTCATGCCTGTGCGGAGCAGGGATTGTTGGCTTATGCTGAGTTTCAAGAAAAGGAGAGGGGGGCGGCCACGCAGGGCTTCAGCGCCTTTAACCATCAACAGGAAGTAGGGGCAGCTTACTTTGAGCGCGTTTATGAAACTATCATGGGAAGAAAAGAGAGATAA